A stretch of Desulfotalea psychrophila LSv54 DNA encodes these proteins:
- a CDS encoding branched-chain amino acid ABC transporter permease, with product MDIFLQQLVNGLTIGSMFAMIALGYTMVYGVMKLINFAHGDLVAASAFVGLFVFTELFGENGSILTAVAVFAVTAVIVAICGVLLERVAYRPLRTAPRLSAVVSALGASMVIQNGIMLLWGPQMKIFPDLIPQIYWELGGVVISLIQVIIMVLSLFLMIALYLFIEKTKMGTAIRASAIDQDAARLMGINVNNIIVTIFVIGSSLGAVGGLFIGMYYKGITFDMGWQYGLNAFVAAIIGGIGNIPGAMLGGMLLGLFNAFIAGYVSSTWADAFTFTLLIVILIVRPTGILGERVAEKV from the coding sequence ATGGATATTTTTCTACAACAACTCGTCAACGGTTTGACCATTGGTTCAATGTTTGCCATGATTGCTCTTGGCTATACAATGGTCTACGGCGTCATGAAGTTGATTAACTTTGCTCACGGTGATCTGGTTGCTGCCTCCGCCTTTGTTGGCCTTTTTGTTTTTACAGAGCTCTTTGGCGAAAATGGCTCTATCCTGACGGCTGTAGCTGTTTTTGCCGTTACCGCAGTTATTGTTGCCATTTGCGGTGTCCTTTTGGAAAGGGTTGCCTATCGGCCTCTTAGAACGGCGCCTCGGCTCTCGGCTGTTGTCTCCGCCCTTGGGGCATCGATGGTCATTCAAAACGGAATTATGCTTCTTTGGGGTCCACAAATGAAGATATTTCCAGATCTCATTCCTCAGATATATTGGGAGTTGGGCGGAGTTGTGATCAGTCTTATCCAGGTAATTATCATGGTTCTCTCTCTCTTTTTGATGATAGCCCTCTATCTGTTTATTGAGAAAACTAAGATGGGTACGGCAATTCGGGCAAGTGCCATAGATCAGGATGCAGCCAGACTCATGGGAATTAATGTTAATAACATCATTGTTACAATCTTTGTTATTGGTAGTTCACTGGGTGCCGTTGGCGGTCTGTTTATAGGTATGTATTACAAGGGAATTACCTTTGATATGGGCTGGCAGTACGGCTTAAATGCCTTTGTGGCAGCTATTATAGGTGGTATTGGCAATATTCCGGGCGCTATGCTTGGTGGTATGCTCCTTGGTCTCTTCAATGCATTTATAGCAGGTTATGTTTCAAGTACCTGGGCCGATGCATTTACCTTTACCCTCCTGATTGTGATTCTGATTGTACGACCAACCGGAATATTGGGAGAAAGAGTGGCGGAAAAAGTATGA
- a CDS encoding branched-chain amino acid ABC transporter substrate-binding protein, whose amino-acid sequence MLKKKALAVSLLSLSLMATTSYAKDVLTVGVQAPITGSYANEGQGIDNAARLLAEQINAKGGVMGRQIEVITCDDEGTAMKAAICAKDLVNKGAKMIIGSYTSTCAEAAQATYYRAGVLQTSDGTSDSLTSHGYWTFFRNSFPNSAEATFTADYFVNVKKYKRIAILSDFSSYAVGLGNAVEKAIEEAGGNIVAREKVKAGGQNFTPVLTQLKSKRPDVIFYAGYYSDGGLIRAQMIALAMKTDFVGGDANDNPDFAKLAGRAAAGAYIINVPTPDLLPYDLAKDFLKDYQTKYGTMPPSIWTLLNVDGMRAFIHAMESNGDFDTKKAADFLHTLRDYPGITGPISFAQDGNRVGSGYMTYQIQADGTYSIVHK is encoded by the coding sequence ATGTTGAAGAAGAAAGCCTTGGCGGTGTCGCTGCTAAGTTTATCCCTTATGGCCACCACCAGCTATGCAAAAGATGTGCTGACGGTGGGTGTGCAGGCCCCGATTACCGGTAGTTATGCAAATGAAGGCCAGGGGATTGATAATGCAGCCCGTTTGCTTGCAGAGCAGATCAATGCCAAGGGCGGCGTCATGGGTAGGCAGATAGAGGTAATTACCTGTGATGACGAGGGCACTGCCATGAAGGCGGCTATCTGTGCCAAAGATCTTGTTAATAAGGGTGCCAAGATGATCATTGGCTCCTACACCTCGACATGCGCCGAGGCAGCTCAGGCAACCTATTATCGGGCGGGAGTTCTGCAAACCAGTGATGGTACCAGTGACAGCTTGACCAGCCACGGCTATTGGACCTTTTTCAGAAACTCCTTTCCCAACAGTGCCGAGGCAACCTTTACCGCTGATTACTTTGTAAACGTAAAAAAATATAAGCGGATAGCCATCCTCTCTGACTTTTCCAGCTATGCTGTAGGACTTGGCAATGCAGTGGAGAAGGCCATAGAAGAGGCCGGTGGTAATATTGTTGCCCGGGAAAAGGTAAAGGCCGGAGGACAAAATTTTACACCTGTTCTTACCCAGTTAAAATCAAAACGTCCGGATGTTATCTTTTATGCAGGTTACTATTCCGATGGCGGTTTGATCCGTGCCCAGATGATAGCCCTGGCCATGAAGACAGACTTTGTTGGTGGTGATGCCAATGATAATCCTGACTTTGCTAAACTTGCAGGAAGGGCAGCTGCCGGTGCCTATATCATTAATGTCCCCACTCCAGATCTTCTTCCATATGATTTGGCCAAGGATTTCCTCAAGGACTATCAGACAAAGTATGGCACCATGCCACCATCAATTTGGACCCTGCTCAACGTTGATGGTATGCGCGCCTTTATTCACGCTATGGAGTCCAATGGCGATTTTGATACTAAAAAGGCGGCAGATTTTCTTCACACCTTAAGGGATTATCCTGGAATTACAGGTCCTATCTCTTTTGCCCAAGATGGTAATAGGGTGGGAAGTGGTTATATGACCTACCAGATTCAGGCGGATGGTACCTATTCAATAGTTCACAAATAA